GATAATGTAGATGTGGAGAGGAGGATGACTTAATTATCAGAAACAAGAGTATGagttacaatatatatataaatatatttgtcTGGTGCTTGGTCGCAGGTGGGGATCCATCGCAGACGGAGCGGGTGGGGGAGGAGTGTAGCAGGGACGATATCATGGTGCACCAGGGGGCGACGACGCCGCTGCCAAACGGGATCCCGACGTACACGGTGGAGGTGCTGAACGTGTGCTCGGAGCGGAGCTGCAGCATCGGGCGCATCCACCTTAGCTGCGGGTGGTTTAGCTCGGCCCGCCTCATCAACCCCCGCGTGTTCCGCCGCCTCCGCTATAACGACTGCCTCCTCAACgacggccgccccctccccgctGGCTCCTCCGTCTCCTTCCAGTACGCCAACTCCTTCCGCTTCCCCCTCGCTGTCTCCTCCGCCACGTGCCTCCACTCCTCTTACGCTCCACGGTCCCCTTAATCTCTCTGTCATCTCTTTTTGCTGTTGCATGTGTACTAAATCGGATCACGTATGATGCACCGAAGAGTATAGCATTTATAAGTAAGTGTAGTTaatgagcttggattgatggggaCAAGGGTCACGTGTGTACATACAGAGAGTGTTATGTTAACACGGGGTGGGTTGCACGGAGATCGGAatgtcttttttgttttttttagacATGGTTGGGATAACTCATTTTTCGCTTCTACTAGAGCATTCAGCACGGTGAATTGcttgctatgatgggttgctttattattattaatttccaTCTTTTCTGGTGGCGGATGATCCACCTTGGTGCTGGAGACTATTTAATGATATCCGTACCTACGATCTAATGGCAGAGGTGTGTGGTGCAATGTACTTCTTCTCATGGCTTTTTCCTCCTTTTGTATTTTTTAGGCTTGTGCCAATTGAACGGTTGTGCCCTTTTCTATGTATATCGTCCAATATGAAATGTGCGCGTATGCTGCACGAAAAAGAAAAATTGGGGACTTGGGGGATTACGTGTCCCAAAGGGGTTTTAGCGGTTTAGGGAACAAAAATCGTATGGGATGGGAAACATCAGATGGGCTTGCTATTTTGCTATATCTCCTctgataccaattttaaaatcaaacatttttttataaattaattaaaaaatattttttttaatttttaaaatatattttttatcaatatataatatgtgatcaaatgatacatgccAAACAAATCaatcatcaaatatatatatatatatatatatatataatgtttaGAGCATAACATACGATTAAGTGATGCATATTTAGCATATTAATTATCTAGCAATCTAATATGCATTTTTAAGTAAATTGAGATATAATTTTCGAAGTATCATATTCATCAATATATACTACATTGCTCAATAAGATATAtcgtaagttttttttttatacatcTCCTAATACACACCTTCAAATATATTAATATACAGTTTTCAGAATATGAAGTTTACTAACATACAATATACAGTCAGATGATAATTAGTCATTTAACAATCTAATACAtactataaaataaattggtacataATTTTTGAAATACTATTTTTACCAATATACACTATATGATCCGACAATATACACTCATCGATTTTTGATACATACTATAAGTTACTCTAATATACACTTAGCAATGATCCAATAAATATCTTcagataaattaatatataatttttagaaatattttttagttGAAAATATATATTGGATCATTagatatatacaaaaaaaatttatagtatgtATCAGAAAGTTAATGAGTGTGTATCATCAGTCCGTATAGTATGCACTAGCAATCACATGATGTtccaaaaattataaatcaaTTTGCTTGGAGGTATTTATTGAATTAGTAGATAATTAGTATCGATTTATTTGCATGTATGTATTGACTTACTTCATAATTAATTTATTCAGTGTCTATTTGTTTGGAGGTAATCTGGTATAAAAAAATGAATATCATATCAGATTACCATGTTTGGTATGAAAATTAGAAGagagagatggtaaaaaaattgATAGGTCCCATATTTATTTTTCGGAGAGAGAAGATAAAACAAATACCATAGGAGGATTGATATTTAGTAAATTTTTGAATGGTGGTAATCTATacctgataaaaatattttcaataaaattatatatttaattattaaatttgttCTAATGTCTTtctaaattcattcaataaaaattttttataaaaaaattaagatgcagatggtatatgttgggtataaaatatcccccagccgaagttcgtgataggagtgacccttcggggatccaatcgacttccgacctccgacgacgtctcttcaaacctcctaggcggccgagcctccgcaacactcccagattttgctgacggataagcccccaccagcgtcgaccggattcttcgcgacggacggactccacctgaatttccacgatgatcgaccatcttctggacctcgcccggactcctacgggagccggactcctatgggactccgaccgcaggcagacttcgttcggactcctacgggagtcggactccgcccatgactccggctgcaggcagacttcgtccggactcctacgggagccggactccgcccatgactccggctgcaggcagacttcgtccggactcctacgggagccggactccgcccataactccggcTGCAcgcaaacctcgtccggactcctacgggagccggactccgcccgtgacttcaattacaggtagactccgtccggactcctacgagagccggacatcgcccccaactccaattgcaggtagacttcgcccggacttctacgggagccggacctcatccccgactctggctgcaggtggacttcgcccggactcctacgggagtcggacctcgtcttcgactccggctgcaggtagacttctcccggattcctacgggagccggacctcatccccgactccggctgcaggcagacttcatccggactcctacgggagccggactccgcccgcgacttcaattacagatagacaccgtccggactcctacgagagccggacttcgccccaaactccaattgcaggtagacttcgcccgaactcctacgggagccggacctcgtccccgactccgactgcaggtagacttcgcccggactcctacgggagtcggacctcatccctgactcggctgcagatagacttcgcccggactcctacgggagtcggacctcatccccgactacggctgcaggcagacttcgttcggactcctacgggagccggactccgtccatgactccggttgcaggcagacttcgtccggactcctacaaaagtcAGAGTCGTGGCGTccatgactccggctgcaggcagacttcgtccggactcctacgggagcaggactctgcccacgactccggctgcaggcagacttcgtccggactcctacgggagccagactccgcccacgacttcaattacaggtagactccgtccggactcctacgagagccggacttcgcccccaacttcaattacaggtagacttcatccggactcctatgggagccggacttcgcccccaacttcaattgcaggtagacttcgcccagactcctacgggagccggacctcatccccgactccagctgcaggaaggcctcgtccggactcctacgggagccggacctcgttcccggctccggctgcaggcagacttcgtccggactcctacgggagctggacttcgcccccaacttcaattgcaggtaggccttgtccggactcctacgggagccggacctcgtccccgactctggctgcaggcagacttcgtccagactcctacgggagtcgggcttcgagctcctgttgcaagcgacccactccaagttaccgctgcaaatgaactacttcaagttcctaccacgagcagccttagccgagactcctcgataaataATCCCCGTCCGGGCTTCTGCAGAGATCagaccccaaccgaacttcgaccgacaggcctggaccccctggcaggccgcagcaacggccacgactctgctccacttcctgcgacggattccgtacggctccatcactccctggcgggccgcagtaacggccacgactctgctccactccctgcgacggattccgcgtggctccatcactccctggcagaccacaataatggccacgatcctgctccacttcctgcgacggataccgcgcgattcccccatcctctggcaagtcacgacaacggatgccgctccactccctgcaacagactccacgtggcatgtcccggtgatagccacgattctactccactactcttcgtaacaaactcctcctgaccctggacagcccactgccagatggttgcaaacatcgctatcagtctgttgccccctccacctataaaagggggaccccagatacgttattctctaagctctcatttcttacctaaaaactctgctaaaattttcgttcgagcactccattcttgttgaggtagagaactgacttgagcgtcggaggatcttgccagagcaactccacctccggtttagacttcttttgcaggtcccgacggcgaccgcggctccctcgactccagcttctccgatgcaggcggatttctgcaccaacagaattggcgctagaggaaggggcctgtatcttcgtagtacctttgttcttaaaggagcgctcaacgagaccgcctccggtcatcttttccggcgtcctctcctccttcctccactaggtcctcgctcgatgcctcccc
Above is a genomic segment from Elaeis guineensis isolate ETL-2024a chromosome 1, EG11, whole genome shotgun sequence containing:
- the LOC105061313 gene encoding TPD1 protein homolog 1-like, whose translation is MRTALLGRRVAAIMEVALLAVFVLLNFYSGYGRRFDGPINGTFPKFRSVSVSCRNRKLLLLEHEGGDPSQTERVGEECSRDDIMVHQGATTPLPNGIPTYTVEVLNVCSERSCSIGRIHLSCGWFSSARLINPRVFRRLRYNDCLLNDGRPLPAGSSVSFQYANSFRFPLAVSSATCLHSSYAPRSP